Proteins co-encoded in one Nematostella vectensis chromosome 15, jaNemVect1.1, whole genome shotgun sequence genomic window:
- the LOC5522365 gene encoding LOW QUALITY PROTEIN: QRFP-like peptide receptor (The sequence of the model RefSeq protein was modified relative to this genomic sequence to represent the inferred CDS: substituted 1 base at 1 genomic stop codon) — protein MDLNLTGNFTFPNSKQNQSSMCLPYKDEVWVKALKGATYVLIIALSLLGNSLTIYVISKKKAMRSTTNFLIANKCVADLFITCVSMPIVTMVNIQGFQNFTSFTLAFIVCKLNPVIHGTSMESAILSLTAIAFDRLFAIVRPLRKVITTSKVRLIIVGIWVVSLLTLVPLLYVIKIEFTAQDGGHYLCYERWPEGFDQELAAKGYTLVLFLSFYXIPLTTMAVVYVIIIQKLWGHGMEITELLPAFVRRKQETNRKIFKMLVTVVLTFALCWLTFNVRMFLGFFGETNNIPCTLQPHLYFMAFSIAHSNSAITPLIYYFFNQSFRRNFKKVACEIVPFLRRCGNEENKFLGETTNDTMTNRSVRLSRYDSEYRAKGESVHRQKLGASRRRTSSLATSTA, from the coding sequence ATGGATCTAAATCTAACGGGGAATTTCACTTTTCCCAATTCTAAGCAGAATCAATCCTCAATGTGTCTGCCTTATAAAGACGAGGTTTGGGTGAAGGCGTTGAAAGGTGCCACATATGTGCTAATTATAGCGCTCTCCTTGCTTGGAAACTCCCTGACGATTTATGTGATTTCCAAGAAGAAAGCCATGCGATCAACCACGAATTTTCTCATCGCAAACAAGTGCGTGGCAGACCTGTTCATAACGTGTGTCAGTATGCCGATCGTAACCATGGTTAACATACAAGGGTTTCAGAATTTCACGAGTTTCACTCTAGCGTTCATCGTCTGTAAGCTAAACCCGGTTATTCACGGCACTTCAATGGAGAGCGCGATTCTCAGCCTAACAGCTATTGCGTTTGATCGGCTTTTCGCAATTGTGCGGCCTTTGAGGAAAGTAATTACAACTTCCAAAGTGCGGCTTATCATAGTAGGTATATGGGTAGTTTCGTTATTAACCCTGGTTCCACTGCTTTATGTGATTAAGATTGAATTCACCGCTCAGGATGGTGGGCATTATTTGTGCTATGAGCGCTGGCCAGAGGGCTTCGACCAAGAGCTCGCGGCGAAGGGCTACACCCTCGTCCTGTTCTTGTCTTTCTACTGAATTCCCTTGACAACAATGGCAGTTGTGTACGTGATAATCATTCAAAAGCTATGGGGACATGGGATGGAGATCACAGAACTGCTACCCGCTTTTGTTCGACGCAAACAAGAGACAAATAGGAAGATCTTCAAAATGTTGGTCACAGTTGTACTGACTTTTGCTCTTTGCTGGTTGACATTCAATGTTAGGATGTTTCTGGGATTTTTCGGCGAGACAAACAACATCCCCTGCACTTTACAGCCTCATCTATATTTCATGGCATTTTCAATTGCGCATTCTAACTCCGCCATCACACCTTTGATCTATTATTTCTTCAATCAATCGTTCAGAAGGAATTTCAAGAAAGTGGCATGTGAGATTGTGCCGTTTTTGAGACGTTGCGGGAACGAGGAGAATAAATTCCTGGGAGAAACTACCAACGACACGATGACAAATAGAAGCGTTCGGCTCTCGCGATATGACTCCGAATACAGGGCGAAAGGTGAAAGTGTGCATCGGCAAAAACTCGGAGCCAGTCGGCGAAGGACATCATCTTTAGCCACAAGCACTGCATGA
- the LOC5522364 gene encoding substance-P receptor, with protein MEPTWYATNRSAFNSTSWCLNREDDLLTKVIKASGYLLVVVLSLIGNALVVWVIRSAYRMRTVTNYFITNVAFADLLTTVFNMMPTLFWIIERKDPWSVGGTLGEILCKTLQFFQCVSVACSVFSMAAISMDRFFAIFRPLKRIITFKLAKFIIALIWASSCLISSPLIYALKLEGDGEDVNCVEVWAPLFDDYTSPMVYTIALFVLFYALPLTIIAALYAVIMFRLWRRQTPGQNSTSNQSNKERTNKKVLKMLITVVAVFALCWLPLYVRMFLVFLQPSNFPCGLPYHLDFITLFLGHANSSINPYLYVVFNENFRKGFKTIFKRRKPPPHLSSSRRRPGSTQVQKQGPSLSLMARQQDSHYMRSCDVRTSFQGDIVIEERDLLKTDHVV; from the coding sequence ATGGAGCCTACATGGTATGCAACTAACCGCTCTGCGTTCAACTCCACTTCTTGGTGCTTAAACCGCGAGGACGACCTCCTGACGAAGGTGATCAAGGCTAGTGGATATCTCCTAGTGGTTGTTTTGTCCTTAATTGGTAACGCCTTAGTCGTGTGGGTCATAAGGAGCGCCTATCGTATGCGCACCGTCACAAATTACTTCATAACTAACGTCGCCTTTGCTGACTTACTCACAACAGTATTCAACATGATGCCTACTTTGTTTTGGATCATTGAAAGGAAGGACCCCTGGAGTGTGGGGGGTACCCTGGGGGAGATCCTTTGCAAGACATTACAGTTCTTTCAATGCGTATCTGTCGCTTGCTCCGTGTTCAGTATGGCTGCTATCTCGATGGATCGGTTCTTCGCGATTTTTCGACCTCTTAAGCGGATTATAACATTCAAATTGGCGAAGTTCATTATTGCGCTAATCTGGGCCTCTTCCTGTCTCATCTCCTCTCCTTTAATCTACGCTTTGAAATTGGAGGGAGATGGCGAAGACGTAAATTGTGTTGAGGTGTGGGCGCCGTTATTTGACGATTACACCTCCCCCATGGTATACACCATCGCTCTTTTTGTGCTCTTCTACGCACTACCACTGACCATCATCGCAGCTCTGTACGCCGTTATCATGTTCAGACTCTGGCGAAGGCAAACTCCAGGTCAAAACAGCACTAGCAATCAATCAAACAAGGAGCGAACCAATAAGAAAGTTCTTAAGATGCTTATCACTGTCGTCGCCGTGTTTGCACTATGTTGGCTTCCCCTGTATGTGCGTATGTTCTTGGTATTTCTTCAACCATCAAACTTCCCCTGTGGTTTGCCTTACCATCTCGACTTTATAACCCTATTCCTCGGCCATGCCAATAGCTCTATCAATCCTTATCTTTACGTGGTCTTCAATGAGAATTTTCGTAAAGGGTTCAAAACAATTTTCAAGCGTCGAAAACCCCCGCCTCATTTATCGTCTTCAAGGCGACGACCTGGGAGTACACAAGTCCAGAAACAAGGCCCGTCGCTTAGCTTGATGGCAAGGCAACAAGACAGTCACTATATGCGCAGCTGCGATGTGAGGACAAGCTTCCAGGGTGATATTGTCATCGAGGAAAGGGATCTTTTGAAAACGGACCATGTTgtctga
- the LOC5522362 gene encoding cation channel sperm-associated protein 1 gives MSNARKNHLPKHLENASEFRLFIYDVTESKTFGGAILFVILLNTIILITQTDEAVYVNASWYFSALDNCFLAIYFVEIVLKLYALQETFFKSGWNIMDLTIVLFTTMDFLLPLIVQNMGSFDVAAIFRLLRMFRAIRALRALRVLRTIRFLKNLQVIMTTILKSFRALSTIVMLQGLFLYMFAVIGRGLFYDVSPERFGSLGKAFFTLFQLITLDDWFYMYSDAVNKDPKYSYIILYLIIYIILENFIFMNLFVAVLVDNFQRTLTALEEKKVHHKKSGIQVRSVFAGDDAKQTESIALYNLSDMSSDSEDDAITAESSWRPKNIDDYYSEEKLPDSKERELVSQYFMLLTSLEYNKHQMMRAQASIDDLIDVTVNVPDVPEELI, from the exons ATGTCAAACGCGAGAAAAAACCATCTTCCCAAGCACCTCGAGAATGCCAGCGAATTTAGGCTGTTTATTTATGATGTGACAGAGTCAAAAACTTTCGGTGgcgccattttgtttgtgaTTTTGCTCAACACAATCATCTTGATAACACAGACCGATGAGGCTGTTTATGTTAATGCAA GTTGGTATTTTTCCGCTTTGGATAACTGCTTTCTCGCTATCTACTTTGTGGAAATTGTTCTCAAACTTTACGCGTTACAAGAAACTTTCTTCAAGAGTGGATGGAATATTATGG ATCTGACCATCGTACTATTCACTACCATGGACTTTCTGCTACCACTCATTGTCCAGAACATGGGGTCATTTGATGTGGCGGCCATCTTTAGGCTGCTGCGCATGTTCAGAGCCATACGCGCCCTCAGAGCACTCCGCGTGTTGCGGACCATCAG GTTCCTGAAGAACCTACAAGTCATCATGACCACCATATTGAAGTCCTTTAGGGCACTGAGTACCATTGTCATGCTGCAGGGTCTGTTCCTGT ACATGTTTGCTGTGATTGGGCGTGGCTTATTCTACGATGTATCCCCTGAGCGGTTTGGTAGCCTGGGCAAGGCATTCTTCACCCTTTTTCAGCTCATCACCCTTGACGATTGGTTCTACATGTACAGCGACGCTGTCAACAAAGATCCAA AATACTCCTACATCATCTTGTACCTGATTATCTACATCATACTGGAGAACTTCATATTCATGAA CCTGTTTGTAGCTGTCCTTGTGGATAACTTTCAAAGAACGCTCACAGCTTTGGAAGAGAAGAAAGTCCACCACAAAAAGAGCGGGATCCAAGTCAGAAGCGTATTTGCAGGC GACGATGCCAAACAGACGGAAAGCATAGCTTTGTACAACTTATCCGATATGTCATCCGATAGCGAAG ATGATGCTATAACAGCGGAGTCTTCATGGCGACCAAAGAATATAGATGATTATTACAGCGAAGAGAAGTTACCAGATAGCAA AGAGCGCGAACTGGTGTCGCAGTATTTTATGCTGCTTACTTCCTTGGAGTACAATAAACACCAGATGATGCGAGCCCAAGCGTCCATTGATGACCTTATCGATGTTACCGTTAAC GTCCCCGACGTTCCTGAAGAGTTGATTTGA
- the LOC116604795 gene encoding skeletal aspartic acid-rich protein 2, translating into MCEVTRTVVRAGTVKFNTKVEGWKFCGTSGYNCQGGVCSYLDSTICVKSKQKGNKTAGSESGKKPAQVELGDGIVMDIPRGVDKDGAQEDMPAGFPKLDTSGADTCFTFRSPKFTSYILYDPSVSLDSSSSGVTTQSPDGATTAAPSSALSLNWSLALVFAVVILAWFQ; encoded by the exons ATGTGTGAGGTAACGAGAACAGTGGTGAGGGCTGGCACTGTTAAGTTCAACACCAAG GTGGAAGGTTGGAAATTCTGTGGAACTTCAGGCTACAACTGCCAAGGGGGAGTTTGTAGCTATCTGGACTCCACAATCTGTGTCAAATCAAAGCAGAAGGGGAACAAGACAGCTGGAAGTGAAAGTGGGAAAAAGCCTGCGCAAGTAGAGTTGGGCGATGGAATAGTCATGGATATCCCGAGAGGA GTCGATAAGGACGGTGCTCAAGAAGACATGCCGGCAGGTTTCCCCAAGCTTGATACTTCTGGCGCAGACACCTGCTTCACCTTTCGTTCCCCCAAATTCACCAGCTATATCCTCTACGACCCCTCTGTGTCCCTGGATTCCAGCTCTTCAGGTGTTACCACCCAAAGCCCAGATGGCGCCACAACCGCAGCTCCCAGCAGCGCATTGTCCCTTAATTGGAGTCTTGCGCTCGTGTTTGCTGTAGTCATCTTAGCTTGGttccagtaa